The following is a genomic window from Pseudomonas sp. FP2335.
GGTGCCGAGCAGCGCCAAGCCGGCCAGCGTCGTGATGAAGGTGGCCGGGAACGCCATGAACACAGCGGCCAGCGTCACCCCAAACACACCGATGAGGATGTAGAACACGCCCGCCGCTACCCCGGCGACCCAACGCTTGGACGGGTCTTCCGACGCTTCCTTGCCGGTGCAGATCGCTGCAGTGATCGCCGCCACGTTGAACGCATGGGAGCCAAACGGAGCCATGAGCAGCGAGCCCAGCCCGGTCACGGTCAGGATCGGGTTGGCGCTGGTCTTGAAGCCATCGTTGCGCAGCACCAGCATGCCCGGCATGTACTGGCCCGTCAGCGTGATCAGAAACAGCGGCAGCGCCACGCTGAGCAGCGCATTCAGCGAAAACTCGGGCGCGGTGAACACCGGCGCGGCCAATTGCAGCGACAACCCGGACAGGTCCACGCGGTTCTGCGTCAACAGAAACACCAACCCCAGCACCAGGATGCCGACTACGGCGTAACGGGCGGTAAAGCGTTTGAGCACGATGTAGGCGACGATCAGCAACCCCACCAGCACCGGGTCCAGGCTCATGCCACCAAACGCACCGATACCGAATTGCAGCAGGATCCCGGCGAGCAACGCCGCGGCAACGCCTGGCGGAATCAGCCGGATGACTTTTTCAAAGCAGCCCGACAACCCCAGCAATACGAAGGCGACCGCGGAAATAATGTATGCGCCGACCGCCTCCGCGTAGGGCGTGGTAGACAACGCCACCACCAGGAACGCCGCGGCGGGCGTCGACCAGGCGGTGATGATTGGCTCGCGGCTGACCCAACTGAGAAACAGCCCGGTCACGCCGACGCCAATCGACACCGACCACACCCACGATGCCGTCAGCTCCGGACTGAGCCCGGCGACCCTGGCCGCCTGGAACACCAGGATAAAGGTCCCGCCATAGTTGACGATCACCGAGATTAGTCCGGCGATCACGGGATGAAACAGGTCGCGCAAGCGCAGCGATGACGGTGATCTCAGAGAAGACATGACGGATTTGCTCCTGACAGAACGAGGTTTCGGGCCCCGCGAGGTGGATAATTTTTAACCCTGAAATGGCTGGTTTTGCCCCGACACTTGCGCCAGGTTGACCAGACCACTTGGCAGACCGCCCGGGTTCAGCCGTGCACGCGGGCAAAACCCTGCATGAAGTCGCCCAGCGCCGCGACGGAATCGAGCGTGACCGCGTTGTAGAGGCTGGCGCGCAATCCGCCGACCGAGGCGTGCCCCTTGAGCCCGTAGAGGCCGGCCTGTTCGGCGCGCTGCACAAAGGTCTTTTCCAGCGCGGTATCGGCCAGCCGGAACGGCACGTTGTTGATCGAACGAAACGGCACTTGCACGCTGTTGCGATAAAACCCGTCGCTGTTATCGAGCACGCCATAGAGCAGCTCGGCCTTGGCCTGGTTGAGCCGGTGCAGGGCCTCGACGCCGCCGCTGCGCTTGATCCATTGGAGCGTCAGGTGGGTGAGATACCAGGGGAAGGTCGCCGGCGTGTTGAGCATCGACTGCGCGTCGGCGATGCGCGCATAGCTGAGAATGTCGGGGGTGAACGCCTGGGCGGCATCCAGCAGCGCCGGGTCGACAATCACCACCGTCAGCCCGGCAATGCCCATGTTTTTTTGCGCGGCGGCATAGATCAAGCCGTGCCGGGCCACGTCGATCGGC
Proteins encoded in this region:
- a CDS encoding benzoate/H(+) symporter BenE family transporter, with the translated sequence MSSLRSPSSLRLRDLFHPVIAGLISVIVNYGGTFILVFQAARVAGLSPELTASWVWSVSIGVGVTGLFLSWVSREPIITAWSTPAAAFLVVALSTTPYAEAVGAYIISAVAFVLLGLSGCFEKVIRLIPPGVAAALLAGILLQFGIGAFGGMSLDPVLVGLLIVAYIVLKRFTARYAVVGILVLGLVFLLTQNRVDLSGLSLQLAAPVFTAPEFSLNALLSVALPLFLITLTGQYMPGMLVLRNDGFKTSANPILTVTGLGSLLMAPFGSHAFNVAAITAAICTGKEASEDPSKRWVAGVAAGVFYILIGVFGVTLAAVFMAFPATFITTLAGLALLGTIGGSLASAMADVKSREASLITFLACAANITLLGIGGAFWGLLIGLTAYAVLNGRLPRRKAQVAETDVTVKEATQ
- the serC gene encoding 3-phosphoserine/phosphohydroxythreonine transaminase — encoded protein: MARSHNFSAGPAALPMEVLRQAHEEFFDFAGTGMSVMEISHRSGIFMEVAHQAEQDLRELLQVPAAYKVLFLQGGASLQFAQVPMNLLGDKRSADYLHTGLWSGKAIEAAQRYCDVRIAASAKADGFDRVPAVAGWNLNPDAAYLHYTENETVHGVQFADVPDSTVPLVCDACSSLLSKPIDVARHGLIYAAAQKNMGIAGLTVVIVDPALLDAAQAFTPDILSYARIADAQSMLNTPATFPWYLTHLTLQWIKRSGGVEALHRLNQAKAELLYGVLDNSDGFYRNSVQVPFRSINNVPFRLADTALEKTFVQRAEQAGLYGLKGHASVGGLRASLYNAVTLDSVAALGDFMQGFARVHG